One genomic window of Glycine soja cultivar W05 chromosome 9, ASM419377v2, whole genome shotgun sequence includes the following:
- the LOC114366833 gene encoding signal recognition particle 14 kDa protein-like: MVLLQLDPFLNELTSMFERSTKLGSVWVTLKRSSLKSKVQRNKLATAGEAIEYRCLIRATDGKKTISTSVGPKDHQRFQASYATILKAHMTALKKRERKDKKKPAEADKREGSSKRLKKS; this comes from the exons ATG GTTCTTCTACAGCTAGATCCGTTTCTCAATGAGCTCACCAGCATGTTTGAGCGCAGCACTAAGCTTGGCTCTGTTTGGGTTACTCTTAAACGAT CATCTTTGAAATCTAAGGTGCAGAGGAATAAATTGGCCACTGCCGGTGAAGCAATTGAGTATAGATGCCTTATACGTGCAACTGATGGGAAAAAGACAATTTCTACTTCG GTTGGACCGAAGGATCACCAGCGCTTTCAAGCTTCTTATGCAACTATCTTAAAGGCACATATGACTGCTCtaaagaagagagaaaggaaaGACAAGAAGAAGCCTGCAGAGGCAGATAAAAGAGAAGGGAGTTCAAAGAGACTGAAGAAGTCTTAA
- the LOC114425061 gene encoding protein LOW PSII ACCUMULATION 2, chloroplastic, translating into MLLQTQFLSCWVQHLSPGQTQGRLFLRINIKSEKASSDDSGPSKTGVGFGSSDTAAVPVSSKKKKKAQRERASIIRRSPLEKPAFVSEQQVGKAKEENKNESAFLLAWLGFGVVILVEGIALAASGFLPEQWDQFFVKFLYPSFTPTVFLFVAGAVAYGVFKYLQNEKITEQK; encoded by the exons ATGCTGCTGCAAACTCAATTCCTCTCTTGTTGGGTTCAACACTTGTCTCCCGGGCAAACCCAAGGCAGATTGTTCTTGAGAATCAATATCAAATCAGAAAAGGCTTCTTCAGATGATTCTGGTCCCTCAAAAACCGGGGTGGGGTTTGGATCATCGGACACAGCTGCTGTGCCTGTGAgcagtaaaaagaaaaagaaggcgCAAAGAGAAAGGGCGTCCATAATTCGGCGAAGCCCGCTTGAAAAACCTGCATTTGTTTCTGAACAACAAGTGGGTAAGGCCAAGGAAGAGAACAAAAATGAAAGCGCTTTTCTTCTTGCCTGGCTCGGTTTCGGCGTTGTGATTCTCGTTGAGGGCATTGCTCTTGCTGCATCCG GCTTCCTACCAGAACAATGGGACCAGTTTTTTGTCAAGTTTCTCTATCCATCCTTTACCCCTACAGTTTTCTTGTTTGTTGCCGGAGCAGTTGCATATGGAGTGTTTAAGTATTTGCAGAATGAAAAAATCACAGAGCAGAAATAA
- the LOC114425064 gene encoding protein EXORDIUM-like 3, with amino-acid sequence MCQGLSAPSPPCSALLSFTLLLLLSVVGPVSAWRPWPQSNKMNISDYAFGDSKKYEGSSEFVKLRYHMGPVLTTNITVHTIWYGKWERSQKKIIREFINSISAANSPHPSVAGWWRTVQLYTDQTGANISKSVRLGEEKNDRFYSHGKSLTRLSIQSVIKSAITGKTRPLPINPRSGLYLLLTADDVYVQDFCTSVCGFHYFTFPSLVGYTLPYAWVGNSAKFCPGQCAYPFSVPAYIPNRKPFKSPNGDVGVDGMISVIGHEMAELATNPLANAWYAGQDPSFPVEIADLCEGIYGTGGGGSYTGQVFDARDGATYNMNGIRRKFLVQWLWSHVLNYCTGPNALDH; translated from the coding sequence ATGTGCCAGGGCCTCTCCGCCCCATCGCCGCCGTGTTCGGCGCTTCTCTCCTTCacgctcctcctcctcctctcgGTGGTGGGCCCGGTTTCGGCATGGCGGCCTTGGCCCCAGAGCAACAAAATGAACATCAGCGATTATGCCTTCGGGGACTCCAAGAAATACGAGGGGTCCTCGGAGTTCGTGAAGCTGAGGTACCACATGGGACCGGTCCTGACGACCAACATCACCGTCCACACCATCTGGTACGGCAAGTGGGAGCGGAGCCAGAAGAAGATCATCCGCGAGTTCATAAATTCAATCTCCGCCGCGAACTCGCCGCACCCCTCCGTGGCCGGATGGTGGCGCACCGTGCAGCTCTACACGGACCAAACCGGCGCCAACATTTCAAAATCGGTTCGACTCGGCGAGGAGAAGAACGACCGGTTCTATTCCCACGGCAAATCACTGACCCGGTTATCAATACAGTCTGTGATAAAGAGCGCCATCACAGGCAAAACGAGACCCTTGCCGATCAACCCTAGAAGCGGGTTATACCTCTTGCTCACGGCCGATGACGTGTACGTTCAGGATTTCTGCACGTCGGTGTGTGGGTTCCACTACTTCACGTTTCCCTCGTTGGTTGGGTATACTCTTCCGTACGCTTGGGTGGGTAACTCGGCAAAGTTCTGCCCTGGACAGTGTGCTTATCCGTTTTCGGTGCCCGCGTATATCCCTAACCGGAAACCGTTTAAGTCCCCAAACGGCGACGTTGGGGTTGACGGCATGATAAGTgtgattggacacgagatggcTGAACTGGCAACGAACCCGTTGGCGAATGCTTGGTATGCGGGTCAGGACCCCTCTTTCCCCGTCGAGATTGCCGATCTCTGTGAGGGGATTTACGGCACCGGTGGCGGTGGATCCTACACCGGTCAGGTTTTCGACGCTCGAGATGGCGCCACCTATAACATGAATGGGATCAGACGGAAGTTCCTTGTTCAGTGGCTGTGGAGTCACGTTCTCAATTACTGTACTGGACCTAATGCGCTTGATCACTGA
- the LOC114425771 gene encoding ribosome biogenesis protein 15-like — MAQSVRHDLDSEMGTKVKKAMKNLKRATTNKPSEDADFLSLEGGPVCKQPEQKLLKNTATVLYVGRIPHGFYEKEMEGYIGQFRTIKKLRIARNKRAGKSRHFGYIEFE, encoded by the exons ATGGCTCAGTCAGTCAGACAT GATTTGGATAGTGAGATGGGGACCAAGGTAAAGAAAGCTATGAAGAATTTGAAAAGGGCAACTACTAATAAGCCATCCGAGGATGCTGACTTTTTG TCCTTGGAAGGTGGTCCTGTTTGCAAACAACCCGAACAGAAGCTGCTGAAGAATACTGCAACTGTTTTGTATGTGGGTAGGATTCCACATGGATTCTATGAGAAGGAGATGGAAG GTTATATTGGACAATTTAGAACCATCAAGAAATTGAGAATTGCAAGAAATAAAAGG GCGGGAAAATCAAGACATTTTGGGTACATAGAATTTGAATAA
- the LOC114425065 gene encoding UDP-glucuronate 4-epimerase 4-like isoform X1, whose translation MVDKPMSIHRTRFPFSITKLLFWSLILLSFIVLFFLGSPPSSASPSHRRRSLRGGDWETSVRESAKSKSLRVLVTGAAGFVGTHVSIALKRRGDGVVGIDNFNRYYEASLKRARSNLLAQHKIFVVEGDINDGSLLKSLFKLGKFTHVMHLAAQAGVRYAMKNPKSYVHSNIAGLVSVLEACKNANPQPAVVWASSSSVYGLNSKVPFSEKDRTDRPASLYAASKKAGEEIAHTYNHIYGLSITGLRFFTVYGPWGRPDMAYFFFTKDILKGKQISVFEGPNGRSVARDFTYIDDIVKGCLGALDTANRSTGSGPAQLRLYNLGNTSPVAVSKLVRILEKLLKVNANKKLLPMPPNGDVFFTHADISLAKKELGYNPTIDLETGLRKFLDWYMDYYSSSSSLPKRAWLPTLNTWPKGREMRQISID comes from the coding sequence ATGGTGGATAAACCAATGAGCATTCATCGAACCCGGTTCCCATTCTCGATCACCAAGCTCCTCTTCTGGTCGCTTATCCTACTCAGCTTCATTGTGCTCTTCTTCTTGGGATCTCCCCCGTCCTCCGCTTCCCCTTCCCACCGCCGGCGCTCCCTCCGCGGCGGCGACTGGGAGACCTCCGTTCGCGAATCCGCCAAGTCCAAATCCCTCCGCGTCCTGGTGACCGGCGCAGCCGGTTTCGTGGGGACACACGTGTCCATCGCTCTGAAGCGGCGGGGAGACGGCGTGGTCGGAATCGACAACTTCAACCGCTACTACGAGGCTTCCCTGAAGCGCGCCCGCAGCAACCTCCTCGCACAGCACAAAATCTTCGTGGTGGAAGGCGACATCAACGACGGCTCCCTCTTAAAGTCTCTCTTCAAGCTGGGGAAGTTCACTCACGTGATGCACCTGGCGGCCCAGGCCGGTGTGCGCTACGCCATGAAGAACCCTAAGTCCTACGTCCACAGCAACATCGCGGGCCTCGTCAGCGTCCTGGAGGCCTGCAAGAACGCGAACCCGCAGCCGGCGGTTGTGTGGGCCTCATCCAGCTCCGTCTACGGCCTCAATTCCAAAGTCCCCTTCTCAGAGAAAGATCGCACGGACAGGCCCGCCAGCCTCTACGCCGCGAGCAAAAAAGCCGGCGAGGAAATCGCTCACACTTACAACCACATCTACGGGCTTTCCATTACAGGGCTGAGGTTCTTCACAGTCTATGGGCCCTGGGGTCGGCCCGATATGGCTTACTTTTTCTTCACAAAGGATATATTGAAAGGGAAGCAGATATCTGTTTTCGAGGGTCCCAATGGACGATCAGTTGCGAGGGACTTTACTTACATTGATGATATTGTGAAGGGATGTTTGGGGGCGTTGGATACTGCCAACAGGAGCACTGGGAGTGGGCCGGCCCAGTTGCGGCTCTACAATCTGGGCAACACTTCTCCCGTGGCGGTGAGTAAGCTGGTGAGGATATTGGAGAAGTTGCTCAAGGTTAACGCCAACAAGAAACTCTTGCCAATGCCGCCCAATGGGGATGTTTTTTTCACCCATGCTGATATTAGCTTGGCTAAGAAGGAGCTTGGCTACAACCCCACCATCGATTTGGAAACCGG
- the LOC114425065 gene encoding UDP-glucuronate 4-epimerase 4-like isoform X2, translating to MVDKPMSIHRTRFPFSITKLLFWSLILLSFIVLFFLGSPPSSASPSHRRRSLRGGDWETSVRESAKSKSLRVLVTGAAGFVGTHVSIALKRRGDGVVGIDNFNRYYEASLKRARSNLLAQHKIFVVEGDINDGSLLKSLFKLGKFTHVMHLAAQAGVRYAMKNPKSYVHSNIAGLVSVLEACKNANPQPAVVWASSSSVYGLNSKVPFSEKDRTDRPASLYAASKKAGEEIAHTYNHIYGLSITGLRFFTVYGPWGRPDMAYFFFTKDILKGKQISVFEGPNGRSVARDFTYIDDIVKGCLGALDTANRSTGSGPAQLRLYNLGNTSPVAVSKLVRILEKLLKVNANKKLLPMPPNGDVFFTHADISLAKKELGYNPTIDLETGLRKFLDWYMDYYSSSSSLPKRACLEFLDCAFWTGKKKAT from the coding sequence ATGGTGGATAAACCAATGAGCATTCATCGAACCCGGTTCCCATTCTCGATCACCAAGCTCCTCTTCTGGTCGCTTATCCTACTCAGCTTCATTGTGCTCTTCTTCTTGGGATCTCCCCCGTCCTCCGCTTCCCCTTCCCACCGCCGGCGCTCCCTCCGCGGCGGCGACTGGGAGACCTCCGTTCGCGAATCCGCCAAGTCCAAATCCCTCCGCGTCCTGGTGACCGGCGCAGCCGGTTTCGTGGGGACACACGTGTCCATCGCTCTGAAGCGGCGGGGAGACGGCGTGGTCGGAATCGACAACTTCAACCGCTACTACGAGGCTTCCCTGAAGCGCGCCCGCAGCAACCTCCTCGCACAGCACAAAATCTTCGTGGTGGAAGGCGACATCAACGACGGCTCCCTCTTAAAGTCTCTCTTCAAGCTGGGGAAGTTCACTCACGTGATGCACCTGGCGGCCCAGGCCGGTGTGCGCTACGCCATGAAGAACCCTAAGTCCTACGTCCACAGCAACATCGCGGGCCTCGTCAGCGTCCTGGAGGCCTGCAAGAACGCGAACCCGCAGCCGGCGGTTGTGTGGGCCTCATCCAGCTCCGTCTACGGCCTCAATTCCAAAGTCCCCTTCTCAGAGAAAGATCGCACGGACAGGCCCGCCAGCCTCTACGCCGCGAGCAAAAAAGCCGGCGAGGAAATCGCTCACACTTACAACCACATCTACGGGCTTTCCATTACAGGGCTGAGGTTCTTCACAGTCTATGGGCCCTGGGGTCGGCCCGATATGGCTTACTTTTTCTTCACAAAGGATATATTGAAAGGGAAGCAGATATCTGTTTTCGAGGGTCCCAATGGACGATCAGTTGCGAGGGACTTTACTTACATTGATGATATTGTGAAGGGATGTTTGGGGGCGTTGGATACTGCCAACAGGAGCACTGGGAGTGGGCCGGCCCAGTTGCGGCTCTACAATCTGGGCAACACTTCTCCCGTGGCGGTGAGTAAGCTGGTGAGGATATTGGAGAAGTTGCTCAAGGTTAACGCCAACAAGAAACTCTTGCCAATGCCGCCCAATGGGGATGTTTTTTTCACCCATGCTGATATTAGCTTGGCTAAGAAGGAGCTTGGCTACAACCCCACCATCGATTTGGAAACCGG
- the LOC114425065 gene encoding UDP-glucuronate 4-epimerase 4-like isoform X3 has translation MVDKPMSIHRTRFPFSITKLLFWSLILLSFIVLFFLGSPPSSASPSHRRRSLRGGDWETSVRESAKSKSLRVLVTGAAGFVGTHVSIALKRRGDGVVGIDNFNRYYEASLKRARSNLLAQHKIFVVEGDINDGSLLKSLFKLGKFTHVMHLAAQAGVRYAMKNPKSYVHSNIAGLVSVLEACKNANPQPAVVWASSSSVYGLNSKVPFSEKDRTDRPASLYAASKKAGEEIAHTYNHIYGLSITGLRFFTVYGPWGRPDMAYFFFTKDILKGKQISVFEGPNGRSVARDFTYIDDIVKGCLGALDTANRSTGSGPAQLRLYNLGNTSPVAVSKLVRILEKLLKVNANKKLLPMPPNGDVFFTHADISLAKKELGYNPTIDLETGLRKFLDWYMDYYSSSSSLPKRAWISRLLR, from the coding sequence ATGGTGGATAAACCAATGAGCATTCATCGAACCCGGTTCCCATTCTCGATCACCAAGCTCCTCTTCTGGTCGCTTATCCTACTCAGCTTCATTGTGCTCTTCTTCTTGGGATCTCCCCCGTCCTCCGCTTCCCCTTCCCACCGCCGGCGCTCCCTCCGCGGCGGCGACTGGGAGACCTCCGTTCGCGAATCCGCCAAGTCCAAATCCCTCCGCGTCCTGGTGACCGGCGCAGCCGGTTTCGTGGGGACACACGTGTCCATCGCTCTGAAGCGGCGGGGAGACGGCGTGGTCGGAATCGACAACTTCAACCGCTACTACGAGGCTTCCCTGAAGCGCGCCCGCAGCAACCTCCTCGCACAGCACAAAATCTTCGTGGTGGAAGGCGACATCAACGACGGCTCCCTCTTAAAGTCTCTCTTCAAGCTGGGGAAGTTCACTCACGTGATGCACCTGGCGGCCCAGGCCGGTGTGCGCTACGCCATGAAGAACCCTAAGTCCTACGTCCACAGCAACATCGCGGGCCTCGTCAGCGTCCTGGAGGCCTGCAAGAACGCGAACCCGCAGCCGGCGGTTGTGTGGGCCTCATCCAGCTCCGTCTACGGCCTCAATTCCAAAGTCCCCTTCTCAGAGAAAGATCGCACGGACAGGCCCGCCAGCCTCTACGCCGCGAGCAAAAAAGCCGGCGAGGAAATCGCTCACACTTACAACCACATCTACGGGCTTTCCATTACAGGGCTGAGGTTCTTCACAGTCTATGGGCCCTGGGGTCGGCCCGATATGGCTTACTTTTTCTTCACAAAGGATATATTGAAAGGGAAGCAGATATCTGTTTTCGAGGGTCCCAATGGACGATCAGTTGCGAGGGACTTTACTTACATTGATGATATTGTGAAGGGATGTTTGGGGGCGTTGGATACTGCCAACAGGAGCACTGGGAGTGGGCCGGCCCAGTTGCGGCTCTACAATCTGGGCAACACTTCTCCCGTGGCGGTGAGTAAGCTGGTGAGGATATTGGAGAAGTTGCTCAAGGTTAACGCCAACAAGAAACTCTTGCCAATGCCGCCCAATGGGGATGTTTTTTTCACCCATGCTGATATTAGCTTGGCTAAGAAGGAGCTTGGCTACAACCCCACCATCGATTTGGAAACCGG
- the LOC114425065 gene encoding UDP-glucuronate 4-epimerase 4-like isoform X4: MVDKPMSIHRTRFPFSITKLLFWSLILLSFIVLFFLGSPPSSASPSHRRRSLRGGDWETSVRESAKSKSLRVLVTGAAGFVGTHVSIALKRRGDGVVGIDNFNRYYEASLKRARSNLLAQHKIFVVEGDINDGSLLKSLFKLGKFTHVMHLAAQAGVRYAMKNPKSYVHSNIAGLVSVLEACKNANPQPAVVWASSSSVYGLNSKVPFSEKDRTDRPASLYAASKKAGEEIAHTYNHIYGLSITGLRFFTVYGPWGRPDMAYFFFTKDILKGKQISVFEGPNGRSVARDFTYIDDIVKGCLGALDTANRSTGSGPAQLRLYNLGNTSPVAVSKLVRILEKLLKVNANKKLLPMPPNGDVFFTHADISLAKKELGYNPTIDLETGLRKFLDWYMDYYSSSSSLPKRA, from the coding sequence ATGGTGGATAAACCAATGAGCATTCATCGAACCCGGTTCCCATTCTCGATCACCAAGCTCCTCTTCTGGTCGCTTATCCTACTCAGCTTCATTGTGCTCTTCTTCTTGGGATCTCCCCCGTCCTCCGCTTCCCCTTCCCACCGCCGGCGCTCCCTCCGCGGCGGCGACTGGGAGACCTCCGTTCGCGAATCCGCCAAGTCCAAATCCCTCCGCGTCCTGGTGACCGGCGCAGCCGGTTTCGTGGGGACACACGTGTCCATCGCTCTGAAGCGGCGGGGAGACGGCGTGGTCGGAATCGACAACTTCAACCGCTACTACGAGGCTTCCCTGAAGCGCGCCCGCAGCAACCTCCTCGCACAGCACAAAATCTTCGTGGTGGAAGGCGACATCAACGACGGCTCCCTCTTAAAGTCTCTCTTCAAGCTGGGGAAGTTCACTCACGTGATGCACCTGGCGGCCCAGGCCGGTGTGCGCTACGCCATGAAGAACCCTAAGTCCTACGTCCACAGCAACATCGCGGGCCTCGTCAGCGTCCTGGAGGCCTGCAAGAACGCGAACCCGCAGCCGGCGGTTGTGTGGGCCTCATCCAGCTCCGTCTACGGCCTCAATTCCAAAGTCCCCTTCTCAGAGAAAGATCGCACGGACAGGCCCGCCAGCCTCTACGCCGCGAGCAAAAAAGCCGGCGAGGAAATCGCTCACACTTACAACCACATCTACGGGCTTTCCATTACAGGGCTGAGGTTCTTCACAGTCTATGGGCCCTGGGGTCGGCCCGATATGGCTTACTTTTTCTTCACAAAGGATATATTGAAAGGGAAGCAGATATCTGTTTTCGAGGGTCCCAATGGACGATCAGTTGCGAGGGACTTTACTTACATTGATGATATTGTGAAGGGATGTTTGGGGGCGTTGGATACTGCCAACAGGAGCACTGGGAGTGGGCCGGCCCAGTTGCGGCTCTACAATCTGGGCAACACTTCTCCCGTGGCGGTGAGTAAGCTGGTGAGGATATTGGAGAAGTTGCTCAAGGTTAACGCCAACAAGAAACTCTTGCCAATGCCGCCCAATGGGGATGTTTTTTTCACCCATGCTGATATTAGCTTGGCTAAGAAGGAGCTTGGCTACAACCCCACCATCGATTTGGAAACCGG